The following are encoded together in the Anaerostipes caccae L1-92 genome:
- a CDS encoding energy-coupling factor transporter transmembrane component T family protein produces MIKDITIGQYYRSDSILHRLDPRVKLVGTLIFVITLFFSKSPLTYAASLLFLALMIGLSTVPLSFIVRGLKAVGVILLFSVVINIFFIPGEAIVHFGVIRITKEGVITAVYLGTRLVMLVLGTSLMTFTTTPNELTDGLEKSLGFLKLIKIPVHEIAMMMSIALRFIPILTEELDKIMKAQTARGVDFKNGSFLHRMKSMVPIVVPLFVAAVRRANDLALAMESRCYHGGDGRTKMKPLKYCRRDLLAYLFLALFLALMIYLGFFCPVGR; encoded by the coding sequence ATGATTAAAGACATCACCATAGGACAATATTACAGATCAGATTCTATTCTTCACCGGCTGGACCCGAGGGTAAAGCTGGTGGGGACATTGATTTTTGTCATAACCTTGTTTTTCTCAAAGTCCCCGCTGACTTATGCGGCTTCTCTGCTGTTTTTGGCTTTGATGATCGGCCTTTCCACTGTACCTCTTTCTTTTATTGTCAGGGGGCTGAAAGCCGTTGGCGTTATTTTGCTTTTCTCCGTTGTCATCAATATTTTCTTCATACCGGGGGAGGCGATCGTACATTTCGGTGTTATCAGGATCACCAAAGAAGGAGTCATCACAGCCGTTTATCTGGGCACAAGGCTGGTGATGCTTGTATTGGGCACTTCCCTTATGACCTTTACTACCACACCCAATGAGCTCACAGACGGGCTCGAAAAGTCCCTGGGATTTTTGAAGCTGATCAAAATTCCTGTGCATGAGATTGCGATGATGATGTCGATTGCCCTAAGGTTTATCCCGATCCTCACAGAGGAGCTGGACAAGATCATGAAGGCCCAGACTGCAAGGGGAGTGGATTTTAAAAATGGAAGTTTTCTGCACCGGATGAAGAGCATGGTGCCGATCGTAGTGCCGCTGTTTGTGGCGGCGGTAAGGAGAGCCAATGACCTGGCCCTGGCCATGGAATCCAGGTGCTACCACGGAGGGGACGGACGGACGAAGATGAAGCCTCTCAAATACTGCAGAAGAGACCTGCTGGCCTATCTGTTTTTGGCTTTGTTTTTGGCACTGATGATTTACCTGGGATTTTTCTGTCCGGTCGGAAGATAG